One region of Methanobacterium formicicum DSM 3637 genomic DNA includes:
- a CDS encoding RtcB family protein, which produces MVMEETLKKVRDCVWEVPGDYKKAMKVPGRIYLDDEAVKTLEKGAIDQVANVACLPGIQKFSIGLPDIHFGYGFSIGGVGAFSSRTGVISPGGVGFDINCGVRLLRTNLTYEEVQPRIKELIDVMFRNVPSGVGSKGKIRLKKGEIDDVLDNGARWAVENGYGWEEDLEYLEENGCMVDADSARVSDKAKKRGIPQLGSLGSGNHFLEVQKVEEIFDAEAARTFGLETGQVTVLIHSGSRGCGHQVCSDYLRTMDKAAKHYKLDLPDRQLACAPVESEEAQDYFAAMAAAANYAWTNRQMIVHWVRESFEQVFHKDAEDMGMGIVYDVAHNIAKKETHTIKGRNTQLYVHRKGATRAFGPGREEIPSDYRKIGQPVLIPGTMGTSSYVLHGTQTAMDETFGSTAHGAGRQMSRAGAKRNYRGEDILKILEGKGIYVRANSMPVVAEEAPGAYKDVDQVVQTAHTAGISRLVGRMVPMGVAKG; this is translated from the coding sequence ATGGTTATGGAAGAAACTCTTAAAAAGGTACGTGATTGTGTTTGGGAAGTTCCAGGAGATTATAAAAAGGCAATGAAAGTACCTGGTCGAATATATCTTGATGATGAGGCAGTTAAAACCCTGGAAAAAGGAGCAATTGACCAGGTGGCCAATGTAGCCTGCCTACCCGGGATACAAAAATTCTCAATAGGACTTCCGGACATCCACTTTGGTTATGGATTCAGCATAGGTGGAGTAGGGGCTTTCAGCAGCAGAACAGGAGTTATAAGCCCAGGGGGTGTGGGCTTTGACATAAACTGTGGTGTAAGACTACTCCGCACAAACCTCACCTATGAAGAGGTACAACCCCGGATAAAAGAACTGATTGATGTGATGTTTCGTAACGTACCATCTGGTGTGGGTAGCAAGGGAAAAATCAGGCTCAAAAAAGGTGAAATCGATGATGTCCTGGACAACGGTGCCAGATGGGCTGTGGAAAATGGTTACGGCTGGGAAGAAGACCTAGAGTACCTGGAAGAAAATGGATGCATGGTTGATGCAGACTCTGCCCGTGTGAGTGATAAAGCCAAAAAAAGGGGAATACCACAACTGGGGAGCCTGGGATCCGGTAACCATTTCCTGGAAGTCCAGAAAGTAGAAGAAATATTCGATGCAGAGGCTGCCAGGACATTTGGCCTGGAAACAGGACAGGTAACCGTACTCATCCATTCTGGAAGCAGGGGATGTGGACATCAGGTTTGCAGTGATTACCTGCGAACCATGGACAAAGCAGCCAAACATTATAAACTAGATTTACCGGACCGACAACTGGCCTGTGCTCCAGTTGAATCAGAAGAAGCTCAGGATTATTTTGCAGCAATGGCTGCTGCTGCTAACTACGCCTGGACCAACAGACAGATGATCGTCCACTGGGTCAGGGAATCCTTTGAACAGGTATTCCATAAGGATGCAGAAGATATGGGCATGGGAATTGTCTACGATGTGGCCCACAACATTGCCAAGAAAGAAACCCATACCATCAAGGGAAGAAACACTCAACTATATGTTCACCGGAAAGGAGCCACCCGTGCTTTCGGACCGGGAAGAGAAGAGATACCCTCAGATTACCGTAAGATAGGTCAACCCGTACTTATCCCCGGAACCATGGGCACATCTTCCTATGTATTACACGGTACTCAGACTGCAATGGATGAAACTTTTGGGTCCACTGCCCATGGAGCCGGACGCCAGATGAGCCGGGCCGGTGCCAAACGTAACTACCGGGGAGAAGATATTCTGAAAATCCTGGAAGGTAAAGGAATATACGTGAGAGCCAATTCCATGCCAGTAGTGGCAGAAGAAGCCCCTGGAGCATACAAAGATGTGGATCAGGTAGTTCAAACCGCCCACACTGCAGGTATTTCCAGGTTAGTGGGTCGAATGGTGCCTATGGGAGTGGCCAAGGGGTAA
- a CDS encoding lysylphosphatidylglycerol synthase transmembrane domain-containing protein produces MEKNKFWMILLFAVAVYLVMIIYANLGDLLSALAKFNWVFIPVMIILVTIAYFIRFIKWNLFLKNVDVHLPLKENLFVFFSGLSMTITPAKAGEIWKGWLIKDINGEKLSKTVPVVIVDRLTDLLGLIILSLSGIIYYKSGIYILLILVIIFACFIVAIKSETISNRLISILEKRASKYSQDIKQMHQSFKKSMEVKYLIGMSAISVLAWFMECLALFFVIYGFGESLGIVLSTFIYSFASLAGAVSMIPGGLGVAEATLSGILVFFGLSSSVAIGIALIIRLGTLWYGAILGFVVYILGKSRVMGK; encoded by the coding sequence ATGGAAAAAAACAAGTTCTGGATGATATTGCTCTTTGCAGTTGCAGTGTATTTGGTAATGATTATCTACGCTAACTTGGGGGATCTTTTATCTGCACTGGCGAAGTTTAACTGGGTATTTATACCGGTGATGATCATTCTGGTGACCATAGCCTACTTCATTAGATTCATTAAATGGAATTTATTCCTCAAAAATGTAGATGTTCACCTACCCCTTAAAGAAAACCTTTTTGTGTTTTTCAGCGGACTTTCCATGACCATAACCCCTGCAAAAGCGGGAGAAATATGGAAAGGATGGCTTATAAAGGACATAAATGGTGAAAAACTGAGTAAAACTGTTCCAGTGGTAATTGTGGACCGGTTAACCGACCTGTTAGGTCTTATCATCCTGTCCCTTTCCGGGATCATTTACTATAAAAGTGGAATATACATCCTCCTCATCCTGGTTATAATATTTGCCTGTTTCATTGTGGCTATCAAATCAGAAACCATATCCAACCGTTTGATATCCATATTGGAGAAGAGGGCCAGTAAATATTCCCAGGACATTAAACAGATGCATCAATCATTTAAAAAAAGCATGGAAGTTAAGTATCTCATTGGAATGTCAGCTATAAGTGTTTTAGCCTGGTTTATGGAATGTTTAGCCCTGTTTTTCGTGATCTATGGATTCGGAGAGTCCCTGGGAATAGTGCTTTCCACATTCATATACAGCTTCGCATCACTGGCCGGTGCCGTCAGCATGATCCCCGGAGGTTTAGGAGTTGCAGAAGCAACTTTATCTGGCATTTTAGTGTTCTTTGGATTAAGTTCCAGTGTGGCCATTGGAATCGCCTTGATAATAAGGCTTGGGACACTATGGTACGGGGCCATCCTGGGCTTTGTTGTTTACATTCTGGGAAAATCAAGAGTTATGGGAAAATAA
- the mtnP gene encoding S-methyl-5'-thioadenosine phosphorylase, producing MMGIIGGTGVYQIVEMGELKEKKVLNTPFGESPPVSILKFEDQEVAFLPRHREGHDNPPHMINYRANIYALKMLGAERIIATNAVGSLDESIKPGDFLIPDDFLDFTRKRPFTFYDDRAVHVDVTQPYCPQMAETIISAGRGVDGRLVKGGVYVCTEGPRFETPAEIRMFHQMGGTVVGMTGLPEAVLARELEMCYASICMISNFAASVSTEKITIDEVFEILDEKKKELTRLIYNSIISIPADGNCPCRNALEGAEID from the coding sequence ATGATGGGAATAATTGGTGGTACCGGAGTGTACCAGATAGTAGAAATGGGAGAACTGAAGGAGAAAAAGGTTTTGAATACTCCATTTGGGGAATCTCCTCCTGTTTCCATTTTAAAATTCGAAGATCAGGAGGTTGCCTTCTTGCCCCGTCACCGGGAGGGTCATGACAACCCACCCCACATGATTAATTACCGGGCCAATATCTACGCTCTTAAAATGTTAGGAGCAGAGCGGATCATTGCAACCAATGCTGTTGGATCTCTTGATGAATCCATTAAACCTGGTGATTTCCTCATACCTGACGATTTTCTGGATTTCACTCGTAAAAGACCTTTCACCTTTTATGATGACCGTGCAGTGCACGTGGACGTAACCCAACCTTACTGTCCTCAAATGGCAGAAACAATAATATCTGCCGGACGAGGCGTAGATGGAAGATTGGTTAAGGGCGGGGTATATGTATGCACCGAAGGACCTCGATTTGAGACCCCAGCAGAGATCCGAATGTTCCATCAAATGGGTGGAACAGTGGTTGGCATGACTGGCCTTCCAGAGGCAGTGCTGGCCAGGGAACTGGAAATGTGCTATGCATCCATATGCATGATATCCAATTTCGCAGCATCAGTATCAACAGAGAAAATTACCATAGATGAGGTCTTTGAAATTTTAGATGAGAAAAAGAAAGAATTAACCCGGCTCATTTATAACTCCATAATCAGCATACCCGCTGATGGAAATTGCCCCTGCAGAAACGCTCTGGAAGGTGCAGAGATAGATTAA
- a CDS encoding archease, with translation MDKKDTVNKFEFFDVTADVGFRACGKDMDEAFQNAALATFEVMTDTSQIKPAVKREILIEAEDEKALLYDWLSELLFLHDYEGLVFSRFAVTTKQKDPETFSLHGEIWGEEFNRASHEVRDEVKAVTFHLMEINKEEDKCTLQVILDT, from the coding sequence GTGGATAAAAAAGATACCGTAAATAAATTTGAATTTTTTGATGTAACTGCTGATGTGGGGTTTCGAGCTTGTGGCAAGGATATGGATGAAGCATTCCAGAACGCAGCCCTGGCCACATTCGAGGTCATGACTGACACATCCCAGATAAAACCCGCAGTCAAACGAGAAATTCTCATTGAAGCAGAGGATGAAAAAGCACTTTTATATGACTGGCTTAGTGAATTATTATTCCTCCATGACTATGAGGGGCTGGTATTCTCCAGGTTTGCTGTTACCACCAAACAAAAAGACCCTGAAACATTTAGTCTCCATGGAGAGATATGGGGTGAAGAATTCAACAGGGCATCTCATGAAGTAAGGGATGAGGTTAAAGCAGTCACCTTCCATTTGATGGAGATCAATAAAGAAGAAGATAAATGCACTTTACAGGTGATTTTGGATACCTGA
- a CDS encoding CDC48 family AAA ATPase, with protein MPDSGEIELRVAEALQQDVGKGMVRIDHELMTKLGASPGDIVEIIGKRTTGAIAGNSYPADVGLEIVRMDGLTRSNAGTSIGEMITLRKAQPRMANKVVIAPAAKGMRIMASGDIIKRNLMGRAVTRGDVLALVSPRRTKETLREFPGSEDIFREFFEATTPFSLGEIKFTVVSTNPAGLVRINDSTQVEVRPEAVEVTEKKIPDVTYDDVGGLKKEISKVREMIELPLRHPEIFDRLGIDPPKGVLLHGAPGTGKTLLAKAVASESGSNFVAINGPEVMSKFVGEAEKKIREIFEEAAENAPTVIFIDEIDAIAPKREEVTGEVERRVVAQILALMDGLKERGKVIVIGATNRPDALDQALRRPGRFDREIELRVPDREGRMEILEIHTRAMPLSDDVNIDKLAETTHGFVGADLAALCREAAMNALRRVLPDIDLQEQRIAPEILDKLFVTSNDFIDSMKSISPSALREVFIEVPNVHWRDIGGLQELKESLKEVVEWPLSNISSFQRIGIQPSKGILLFGPPGTGKTLLTKAVATESKANFISVKGSEILSKWFGESERKIAEIFKKAKQASPCIIFFDEVDAIAPVRGSAAGEPRVTERMVNTILSEMDGLEELRGVVVIGATNRPDLMDPALLRPGRFDEVVLVPPPDENARKDILKVHVEHMALDDDVKIKELAKKTEGYTGADIEVLCRKAGMIALHEDMDIQKVSYRHFKAALKKINPSTTPKTREYYEQIARELGRGLEPKKVLEEFPREVA; from the coding sequence TTGCCGGATAGTGGTGAAATAGAGCTGAGAGTTGCAGAAGCACTTCAACAGGATGTTGGTAAAGGAATGGTACGAATAGACCATGAGTTAATGACCAAACTCGGAGCATCTCCTGGTGATATTGTGGAAATAATTGGTAAAAGAACCACAGGAGCCATTGCTGGAAATTCTTACCCTGCAGATGTGGGACTGGAAATCGTACGTATGGATGGACTAACCCGCTCCAATGCAGGAACATCCATTGGAGAAATGATCACCCTTCGCAAAGCACAGCCTAGAATGGCCAATAAAGTTGTCATTGCCCCAGCAGCTAAGGGAATGCGTATAATGGCCTCAGGAGACATCATCAAAAGAAACCTCATGGGAAGAGCAGTCACCAGGGGAGATGTGTTAGCGTTAGTATCCCCCCGAAGAACCAAGGAAACATTACGCGAATTCCCTGGTTCTGAGGACATATTCAGGGAATTCTTCGAAGCCACCACACCATTTTCTCTGGGTGAAATCAAATTCACCGTGGTATCAACTAACCCTGCAGGACTGGTGCGCATTAATGATTCTACTCAGGTGGAAGTTAGACCAGAAGCAGTGGAAGTCACGGAGAAAAAAATCCCGGATGTAACCTATGATGATGTGGGTGGACTTAAAAAAGAAATATCAAAAGTCAGGGAAATGATAGAACTCCCCCTCCGCCACCCTGAAATATTTGACCGTCTGGGTATCGATCCGCCAAAAGGGGTACTTTTACATGGTGCACCAGGTACTGGAAAAACACTATTAGCAAAAGCTGTTGCCAGTGAGAGTGGATCCAATTTTGTGGCCATCAACGGGCCAGAAGTCATGAGTAAGTTCGTGGGAGAGGCTGAAAAGAAGATACGTGAAATATTTGAAGAAGCAGCAGAAAATGCTCCCACCGTGATATTCATTGATGAAATCGATGCCATAGCTCCTAAACGGGAAGAAGTAACTGGTGAAGTTGAACGGAGGGTGGTAGCTCAGATCCTGGCACTTATGGATGGTTTGAAAGAAAGGGGAAAGGTAATTGTTATCGGAGCCACCAACCGGCCTGATGCACTGGACCAGGCTTTACGTAGGCCGGGACGTTTTGACAGGGAAATAGAGTTGCGTGTTCCTGATCGGGAGGGGCGAATGGAGATCCTGGAGATACACACCCGTGCTATGCCTTTATCTGATGATGTGAACATTGATAAACTGGCAGAAACCACACATGGATTTGTAGGTGCAGATCTGGCCGCACTCTGCAGAGAAGCAGCAATGAATGCCTTAAGAAGAGTTTTACCAGATATAGATCTGCAAGAACAGCGTATAGCTCCTGAAATCCTGGATAAATTATTTGTCACCAGCAATGATTTCATAGATTCCATGAAATCCATCAGTCCCTCTGCACTCCGTGAAGTGTTCATCGAAGTTCCCAACGTCCACTGGAGAGATATTGGGGGACTGCAAGAACTCAAAGAAAGTTTGAAAGAAGTGGTGGAGTGGCCCTTAAGTAATATATCCTCTTTTCAGCGCATAGGAATACAACCATCAAAGGGAATTCTCCTGTTTGGTCCTCCTGGAACTGGAAAAACACTACTCACCAAGGCAGTGGCTACAGAATCCAAGGCCAATTTCATATCAGTAAAGGGATCTGAAATACTCAGTAAATGGTTTGGTGAATCAGAACGTAAAATTGCGGAAATATTCAAAAAAGCCAAACAGGCATCTCCCTGTATAATTTTCTTTGATGAAGTAGATGCCATAGCACCTGTAAGGGGTTCAGCAGCTGGAGAACCAAGGGTCACCGAACGCATGGTCAACACCATCCTCTCTGAAATGGATGGTCTGGAAGAACTCAGGGGAGTGGTGGTTATAGGGGCAACTAACCGACCAGATCTTATGGACCCTGCCCTACTGCGCCCTGGAAGGTTTGATGAAGTGGTACTGGTACCTCCTCCAGATGAAAATGCACGAAAAGATATTTTAAAGGTCCATGTTGAGCACATGGCACTGGATGATGATGTAAAAATTAAAGAACTAGCCAAAAAAACTGAAGGATACACAGGGGCAGATATAGAAGTTTTATGTCGCAAAGCAGGTATGATAGCTCTCCATGAAGATATGGATATTCAAAAAGTATCTTATCGGCACTTTAAAGCTGCTTTAAAGAAAATAAACCCATCAACCACACCTAAAACCAGAGAATATTATGAGCAAATAGCCAGAGAACTGGGTAGGGGATTGGAACCTAAAAAAGTACTAGAAGAATTTCCAAGAGAAGTGGCCTAA
- a CDS encoding DUF362 domain-containing protein, whose translation MSIVSISRTSPETVVSDYQKLMNLAQYKKTVSPDVKTILKLNLSWTLFYPSCSTPPWELEGVLKTLQDDDFQDVVAVENQTVVTHPWKGAYYNKWLPLLKKYQREFQPLTDVKWTVYEPKSEMMVMDEIFGQVLVPEMFYGNNVIHFPTVKTHGHTTTTGSMKNAFGGLIPKYRHHAHKKIHEVLVDLLAIQQEIHPGIFTVMDGSVCGNGAGPRTMDPVIGNLILASGDSVAVDALAAKIMGFDPLKIDYIKMAHDKGLGMGDVDQLEIVGMDEQEIKNLNLKFQVSKSPVIKWDQRLRKKTMNIKWLHHLLFNSPIFKTFIFASGFYHDRLWYPTTGKKNINEFKKTEWGHMFDEYEYGEFPEFKEVKEWNPY comes from the coding sequence ATGTCGATTGTATCCATTTCAAGAACATCACCAGAAACCGTGGTCTCAGATTATCAGAAACTGATGAATCTAGCGCAATACAAAAAAACAGTATCTCCTGATGTTAAAACCATACTTAAACTGAACCTTTCATGGACACTATTTTATCCTTCCTGTTCTACGCCACCCTGGGAGCTGGAGGGGGTTTTAAAAACTTTGCAGGATGATGATTTCCAAGATGTGGTTGCTGTTGAAAACCAGACTGTGGTAACCCATCCCTGGAAGGGTGCCTATTATAACAAATGGTTACCACTCCTTAAAAAATATCAAAGGGAATTTCAGCCCCTGACCGATGTGAAATGGACAGTTTATGAACCAAAATCAGAGATGATGGTTATGGACGAGATATTCGGTCAGGTACTGGTTCCGGAAATGTTCTACGGGAACAATGTAATACACTTCCCAACGGTAAAAACCCACGGCCACACCACCACCACTGGATCAATGAAAAATGCTTTCGGGGGTTTGATTCCCAAATACAGGCACCACGCCCATAAAAAGATCCATGAGGTCCTGGTTGATTTACTCGCCATCCAACAAGAGATCCACCCCGGAATTTTCACAGTAATGGATGGATCAGTGTGTGGTAATGGTGCAGGACCTCGTACCATGGACCCGGTTATTGGCAATCTTATACTGGCCAGTGGAGATTCAGTTGCAGTGGATGCTCTTGCTGCTAAAATAATGGGATTTGACCCACTTAAAATTGATTACATTAAGATGGCCCATGATAAAGGCTTGGGAATGGGAGATGTGGATCAGCTGGAAATTGTGGGCATGGATGAACAGGAAATCAAAAACCTCAACCTCAAATTCCAGGTTAGTAAAAGTCCGGTCATAAAATGGGATCAACGGCTGCGTAAGAAAACCATGAACATAAAATGGTTGCATCACCTGCTTTTCAACTCCCCCATTTTCAAAACATTCATCTTTGCCTCAGGATTTTATCATGACCGCCTATGGTACCCCACAACAGGTAAAAAAAATATAAATGAATTCAAGAAAACAGAATGGGGACATATGTTTGATGAATATGAATACGGGGAGTTCCCTGAATTTAAAGAAGTGAAAGAATGGAATCCGTATTAA
- a CDS encoding DUF2927 domain-containing protein, with the protein MSYLVCEKCGGYYELQEGESPDDFLDKCECGGDLKYSKTLNINSLNTGSFNNQLTEDTADCDSSENIYPADDSDKCVLDNYSADSPVEMNLKRPLHFKQFKGSNLFKISIIMAVMIILVVSMGLITYKSNSYGAFNFNVYEKYSDNDIATFMESEFSPNDYGNTYDRVGKWNINVVRIKVMGSPTPEDLNTLNKAINDINTNVKDFQLKIDDNNQFEPDMEIYFIPHSEFSRYSVNPSEVDGFALWKVSTNDIYGGNSAGEIYKARVFIGIDGLSQERRSHVIVHELAHGLGLHHNQNQNSVLCINGPDLTEFSDVDKTMIRILYRKDILPDMSRSQVENILNNSRKSFF; encoded by the coding sequence ATGTCTTATCTGGTTTGTGAAAAATGCGGGGGATATTATGAACTTCAAGAAGGAGAATCTCCTGATGACTTTCTGGATAAGTGCGAGTGTGGTGGTGATTTAAAATATTCAAAAACACTGAATATAAACTCACTGAACACAGGATCATTTAATAATCAATTAACAGAGGATACAGCTGATTGTGATAGTTCTGAAAATATTTATCCTGCTGATGATTCTGATAAGTGTGTTCTGGATAATTATAGTGCTGATTCGCCCGTCGAAATGAATTTAAAAAGACCATTACATTTTAAGCAATTTAAAGGTTCTAATCTATTTAAAATAAGCATTATAATGGCAGTAATGATTATATTGGTAGTATCTATGGGTTTAATCACTTATAAAAGTAATAGTTATGGTGCATTCAATTTCAATGTCTATGAAAAATACAGTGATAATGATATTGCCACGTTTATGGAGAGTGAATTCAGCCCCAATGATTATGGTAACACCTATGATCGGGTTGGTAAATGGAACATCAACGTGGTTAGAATAAAGGTTATGGGTTCACCTACCCCTGAAGATTTAAACACCCTCAATAAAGCCATTAATGATATAAATACTAATGTCAAAGATTTTCAACTTAAAATTGACGATAATAATCAATTTGAACCAGATATGGAGATTTACTTTATCCCCCATTCTGAATTCAGCAGGTACTCAGTCAACCCTTCAGAAGTGGATGGTTTTGCTCTGTGGAAGGTAAGCACCAATGATATATATGGTGGTAACTCAGCCGGTGAAATATACAAAGCCCGGGTCTTCATTGGAATCGACGGATTGAGTCAGGAGCGACGTTCTCATGTTATAGTCCATGAACTGGCACATGGTCTTGGATTGCACCATAACCAAAACCAAAATAGTGTATTGTGTATTAATGGACCAGACCTTACTGAATTTTCAGATGTGGATAAAACTATGATCAGAATCCTTTACCGTAAGGACATACTTCCAGACATGTCTCGCAGTCAGGTGGAAAACATTCTAAATAATTCTAGAAAAAGCTTTTTTTAG
- a CDS encoding glycosyltransferase family 39 protein has protein sequence MSKFLYEWDSVNYALGFNEYNITQEQPHSPGYIFYTALGKGVNYVFNDPNMTMICLAIFFTIFTTILIYFMVKELFGRKLSIVTGILFVFNPLIWFYGNIASIYIFEAFFSVLIAYTSYKFFKGDEKFLYISAIALGLAGGFRIDIVEFLIPLWIFCIWYKRPSYKKILTGLILFGSSLLLWIIPTAISAGGIEQYLTILKSTSEAASCTSLLFGATIKEQLLNSGACVMWLLLGLSIMGTLAVLSFLVYPRKELISKFIFYLKKPVTFFFLLWVGPALIFYLVIYVVKPGYILTCIPPIMIILAWIINRVANIINVEFPRISAKKALTLILTIYVLLNAIYFIYPFEINNGEIWETSLNDMSTSQKVMFGLDVGFIYNTAKINANDENTQLHVENILNISNYDPSSTIIVVRDITREDEGFNWRKAMYYLPSYDIYYLFDGENSENTKSVVSWHGKGQHFTKSEGDTLNITINDSTRRIVWIMSNETSFYQEVNAKFGVHTINLPNGLNIYYSDVGVQSNTTISDFTFKTG, from the coding sequence ATGAGTAAATTTTTATATGAATGGGATTCAGTTAACTACGCACTGGGTTTTAATGAATATAACATCACACAGGAACAGCCCCACTCTCCAGGCTACATTTTTTACACTGCCCTGGGAAAAGGCGTTAATTATGTCTTTAATGACCCTAACATGACTATGATATGTTTAGCAATTTTTTTTACCATCTTTACCACAATTTTAATCTATTTTATGGTAAAGGAACTTTTCGGGAGAAAATTGAGTATAGTTACGGGGATATTATTCGTTTTCAATCCACTCATATGGTTCTATGGGAATATTGCCAGCATTTACATATTTGAGGCCTTTTTTAGCGTTTTAATAGCTTATACTTCTTATAAATTCTTTAAAGGAGATGAAAAATTTCTTTATATCTCAGCCATTGCACTGGGTTTAGCTGGTGGTTTCAGGATAGACATAGTAGAATTTCTCATCCCCCTGTGGATATTCTGTATATGGTACAAAAGACCTTCCTACAAAAAGATTTTAACCGGATTAATCCTGTTTGGTTCATCACTCCTCCTATGGATAATTCCAACTGCCATATCAGCTGGCGGTATCGAGCAGTACCTGACTATTTTGAAAAGCACTTCTGAGGCTGCAAGCTGTACATCCTTACTATTTGGCGCTACCATTAAAGAGCAACTCTTAAATTCAGGGGCCTGCGTGATGTGGTTACTCCTAGGATTAAGCATCATGGGAACTCTGGCGGTTTTATCCTTTTTAGTTTATCCCAGAAAAGAATTAATATCCAAATTTATTTTTTACCTTAAAAAACCTGTAACATTCTTCTTCCTACTGTGGGTTGGACCCGCCTTGATTTTCTATCTGGTGATCTACGTGGTAAAACCCGGATACATACTCACCTGCATTCCACCCATTATGATCATTCTGGCCTGGATTATAAACCGGGTTGCAAATATTATAAACGTTGAATTTCCAAGAATATCTGCTAAAAAAGCTTTAACTTTGATACTGACAATTTATGTTCTTTTAAATGCCATTTATTTCATTTATCCCTTTGAGATTAACAACGGTGAGATCTGGGAAACATCCCTGAATGATATGAGTACCTCCCAGAAGGTCATGTTTGGTTTGGATGTGGGTTTCATTTATAACACTGCTAAAATCAATGCCAATGATGAAAACACCCAGTTACATGTAGAGAACATACTTAACATCTCTAACTATGATCCTTCCAGCACCATAATTGTTGTCCGGGATATAACCCGCGAAGATGAGGGTTTTAACTGGAGAAAGGCCATGTACTACCTTCCCAGTTATGATATTTACTATCTGTTTGATGGGGAAAACTCAGAAAATACTAAGAGTGTTGTATCCTGGCATGGTAAGGGTCAACACTTCACTAAATCTGAGGGTGACACCCTGAATATAACTATAAATGACTCAACCAGGAGAATAGTCTGGATAATGAGCAATGAAACCTCATTTTATCAGGAAGTCAATGCCAAATTTGGAGTACACACTATCAATCTCCCCAATGGCCTGAATATATACTACTCAGATGTGGGGGTTCAATCTAATACAACCATCAGCGATTTTACCTTTAAAACAGGCTAG
- a CDS encoding decaprenyl-phosphate phosphoribosyltransferase codes for MFKDVLISIRPKQWYKNLVIFIGIVFSLNLLNFNLWINAIYAFIGFCLLSGSIYIINDYLDIENDRNHPVKCKRPLASGRLKASQGLFFSGIFIITALMLTYMVNIGLLITSLASFCLMIIYSLFLKEICLVDILTISTGFVLRAVAGCVAIGVLVSPWLILCTFLLALFLAIGKRRHELVLLKNKAGDHRKILSGYSREMLDQMMNITTSALIMSYSIYAFLATNIYIMTTIPLAFYGIFRYLFLLHNQDMGGEPEMLFKDRGMISCMFLWVIMVVGVLYFIK; via the coding sequence ATGTTTAAAGACGTATTAATATCAATACGACCTAAACAATGGTATAAAAATCTGGTTATATTCATTGGGATCGTGTTTTCATTAAATCTTTTGAATTTTAATTTATGGATAAACGCTATTTATGCATTTATAGGGTTTTGCTTACTTTCGGGAAGCATATACATAATCAATGACTATCTGGATATTGAAAATGATCGTAACCACCCCGTAAAATGCAAACGTCCCCTGGCATCAGGAAGATTAAAAGCATCACAGGGGCTGTTCTTCTCAGGAATATTCATTATCACAGCATTGATGTTAACATATATGGTTAACATAGGTCTGCTAATAACTTCATTAGCTTCTTTTTGCCTGATGATTATTTACTCGCTGTTCCTTAAGGAAATCTGTTTGGTGGACATTCTAACTATTTCCACTGGTTTTGTACTAAGGGCAGTTGCAGGCTGTGTGGCCATAGGCGTTCTTGTATCTCCCTGGCTAATTCTCTGCACATTCCTTCTGGCCCTGTTTTTAGCTATTGGAAAACGAAGACATGAGCTTGTTTTACTTAAAAACAAAGCAGGGGATCATCGAAAAATACTTTCTGGTTATTCCAGGGAAATGCTGGACCAGATGATGAACATAACCACGTCAGCACTCATCATGTCTTATTCCATCTATGCATTCCTGGCAACTAATATCTACATAATGACCACAATACCCCTGGCATTCTACGGGATTTTTCGTTACTTATTCCTTTTACATAACCAGGATATGGGAGGGGAACCGGAGATGTTATTTAAAGATCGAGGTATGATCTCCTGTATGTTCCTGTGGGTGATAATGGTAGTGGGAGTACTGTATTTCATTAAATGA